The genomic interval AACCGATTTCGAGCTCTGGCAATCGGCTACGAGGCGGCCCGGATGGGCGGCTCGGCACCGGTGGTTTTCAACGCCGCCAATGAAGAAGCCGTCGCCGCTTTTCTCGAAGGCAGAATCCGCTTCGGCAGAATTATCGAACTGATTGAACAGTGTCTTCAGAATCATTCCGTCCAGACCTGTCTGTCCCTGGAGGCCCTCCTCGAAATCGACCGCTGGGCCCGACAGGAGGTTCATCGGAATCTTGAACCCAGAACCATACTGACTTCTCAAAAGGAAAAATGAGAATGACTGACCAACCGCTTTCTATTCCTGAACCGTCCGATTCGGCTGCACCCGCCCCTTCCGGAGAGACGAAGGGGTCTCCGCAGCCGCCGCAAAGCCGTCTAAGCAAGCTGCTGGACCTGGCTGCGGCGCTGGCTCTTGTAGCCGCCGTCATCGCCTTTATCCTGCGTGCCCCCGGCATCGCCGGCACGACGGCCCTGGTCCTGCTCGGGTTCGGCGGCGTCATTTTCGTCCACGAATTAGGCCATTTTCTGGTTGCCAAACTCGGCGGCATCAAAGTCGAGGCCTTTTCCATCGGGTTTCCGCCGACGGTTCTTTCAATACGGAAACTCAAAAAAGGATTTCGCGTACGTCTCTTTCCCCGAAAAAACAGCGAAGAGGTTCTGCAGGAAGGCGACTCTGAAACGGAATACTGGCTGGGCCTGATTCCCTTCGGCGGCTTTGTCAAGATGCTCGGTCAGTCCGACTCCGGAACAGCGGAAAAAACCGATGACCCGCGCTCCTTTGCCAACCGCCCCATCTGGATCCGCATTTGCGTGGTAGCCGCCGGCGTCCTTTTCAATGTTCTCAGCGCTGTGATTCTTTTTATGGGTCTGTACCTGCACGGTCTTGACCAGCAGCCTGCTGTTGTCGGAGGGGTTGTCCCCAATTCCCCCGCTGAAGCCGCCGGATTCAGACCGGGAGACCGCATCATTGCCATCAACGGCAAATCCTTTGTGGATGATTTTGTCGATTTTTCAATGATTTCGCTGGCCGCCGCTTTGGGCCCCAAAGGTGAAACAACCACCTTCACCGTGCGCCATCCGGACGGCCGAGTCGAACGGCTCAAAGCCGTATCGGAATTCGCCGCCGCCGACACACAGGGATTACGGCAATTCGGGATTGAACCGGCCACGACCCTCGAGATTCCCGACTGGAACGACCCGGGGTATCTCCAACAGCTGGCCGAAACAGGACTGAAGCCCGGCGATATGATTCTGGCCGTGGACGGCAGGAGCGTTAAAACCTCCTGGGAACTCAAAGAAGCCATCCGACGCTCCGTCAAGCCCGAAGTGAACCTCACGGTCCAACGAAAAGGCGCCAAACCCGGCGAACCGCTAACCACCGTCGCCATTCCCCTCGAACCGAAAATCCTCTATCCGAATTTCCGCAAAGAGCATGACCTGGCCAACTTTTATTCGCTTGTCCCGCGACTGCAGGTCA from Anaerohalosphaeraceae bacterium carries:
- a CDS encoding site-2 protease family protein; translated protein: MTDQPLSIPEPSDSAAPAPSGETKGSPQPPQSRLSKLLDLAAALALVAAVIAFILRAPGIAGTTALVLLGFGGVIFVHELGHFLVAKLGGIKVEAFSIGFPPTVLSIRKLKKGFRVRLFPRKNSEEVLQEGDSETEYWLGLIPFGGFVKMLGQSDSGTAEKTDDPRSFANRPIWIRICVVAAGVLFNVLSAVILFMGLYLHGLDQQPAVVGGVVPNSPAEAAGFRPGDRIIAINGKSFVDDFVDFSMISLAAALGPKGETTTFTVRHPDGRVERLKAVSEFAAADTQGLRQFGIEPATTLEIPDWNDPGYLQQLAETGLKPGDMILAVDGRSVKTSWELKEAIRRSVKPEVNLTVQRKGAKPGEPLTTVAIPLEPKILYPNFRKEHDLANFYSLVPRLQVNQVFEQSVSEGIVKRFRRWFSAAVLRRPTQVSPLPNPFKSGDILVQIADIPFPAFTEYRQAVENHKDKTLSVKVLRTDSDGQSRLVDLAVQPSIQPGTKNRLWLGISLRFDMNNPVVAQSIDTVSVDALPIPRGARIERVDGQPVKNFYDIAEIFRRNTGQQIGIDYRLSETEAGSAALLIPNIEGLMHVWSETTRPIPLTLLEETVKTSNPAKAVAMGAKKTWYFIATTYLTLKGLFTRDVPTSALSGPVGILSISYQVAQESFIKFLYFMGLISACIAVMNLLPIPVVDGGVILFLLIEKIKGSPIPEKIQAGITYAGVVFLLAVFLWITYNDIHRIFFGS